The DNA window TTGGGTGGGGTCCCACTTGGATGACAACACGTCGGCGTGCCAGTATTTTCTCGCCACCAAAACTTTTCCTCAAGTGGCTTTAATACGCTTTTATTGTGCACAGTTTAGTCTAGTCAATCAAGGGCACTTCCTATTTTTTACACAATTAGCGTGGATCAACCGCTGTATTACACGTCATCTTATGGATACATTTTGATGTGGTCCTATTTTTCAAGTTAATTTATGCTTTTTGCTCAATAAAAGGAACTTTTATTGaggaaattttcaataaaatgagTAAATGGGACCGCGTTAGGTGAACGACGCGTTTTCGTAAGGTGACGCAATAGAACGAAACGTGACCTTGAACCAGATGTTTTATTAATTCACAGTAAAACTTGCTTGGTGGGAAACAATGGCAAATATGAGGGTGCAAATGTGAGGGTGAATTTAGTGCGTTTACAACCACAAGCAAAATCTTCACTCGTTCGGAATCACTCACTTTAGCGTTTTGTCGCACTGATCAAGAAATTCGCTAGTTATACGTCTgtgtttcagaaaaaaataccgTACTGACttatgtttatgttttttaaCACATTGACAGCCGCGGGattgttatgttttattttttgggctatttttaatgtaaagaaATCTCCACATTGTCACTGTGGTAGTCAAGCGTGCTGACTACTGAGCTAAAAGCTTCATCTAGTTCTAGAAAAATCTCAGGGGGTGTAAGAAAGCATCTTCcagtaatatttaatattttttcccactgcaaaaataatatttcaacatgAGATTTCAACATTTAATTGAACCGTATGGTctaaaatagaattttttttagtgtATGGTCTGAAATAGACAATAGTATGCATTTTACTGGCTCGAATGAATGATTCCGAACGAAGCTAACGTCTAACGACGGCTCAGAGCAACGTGGAGTGAAAATGGAGGGCCGAGGTGAGACGGCGGCGCGAGCCGTTGGCCGCCATTGTCGGTCGCTGACGTCCAATCTACTTGAGGCGGATGGGACGCGAACTGTCCGGCATTGTCGGCGAAGCGGCGGCGCGTCGGGGGGAGGCTCTCAGTTTCCCTCTTCCTCGCCTTCCTCCTCGAACTCGCCCTCCTCGGCGGTGGCGTCCTGGTACTGCTGGTACTCGGACACCAGGTCGTTCATGTTGCTCTCGGCCTCGGTGAACTCCATCTCGTCCATGCCCTCGCCCGTGTACCAGTGGAGGAAAGCCTTGCGACGGAACATGGCGGTGAACTGCTCGGAGATGCGCTTGAACAGCTCCTGGATGGCGGTGCTGTTGCCGATGAAGGTGGCGGACATCTTCAGGCCGCGCGGCGGGATGTCGCACACGGCCGTCTTCACGTTGTTGGGGATCCACTCCACGAAGTAGCTGCTGTTCTTGTTCTGCACGTTCAGCATCTGCTCGTCCACCTCCTTCATGGACATGCGGCCGCGGAAGACGGCCGCCACGGTCAGGTAGCGGCCGTGGCGCGGGTCGCAGGCCGCCATCATGTTCTTGGCGTCGAACATCTGCTGGGTGAGCTCGGGCACCGAGAGGGCGCGGTACTGCTGGCTCCCCCTGCTGGTGAGGGGCGCGAAGCCCGGCATGAAGAAGTGCAGGCGGGGGAAGGGCACCATGTTGACGGCTAGCTTGCGCAGGTCGGCGTTGAGCTGGCCGGGGAAACGCAGGCAGGTGGTGACGCCGCTCATGGTGGCCGACACCAAGTGGTTGAGATCTCCGTAAGTGGGCGTGGTCAACTTCAGCGTGCGGAAGCAGATGTCGTAGAGCGCCTCGTTGTCGATGCAGTATGTCTCGTCCGTGTTCTCCACCAGCTGGTGTACCGACAGGGTGGCGTTGTACGGCTCCACCACCGTGTCGGAGACCTTGGGCGAGGGTACCACGCTGAAGGTGTTCATGATGCGGTCCGGGTACTCTTCGCGGATCTTGCTGATGAGCAGCGTGCCCATTCCCGAGCCGGTCCCCCCGCCCAGCGAGTGGGTCAGCTGGAAGCCCTGCAGGCAGTCGCAGCTCTCCGCCTCCTTCCTCACCACGTCCATGACCGAGTCAACCAGCTCCGCCCCCTCCGTGTAGTGGCCCTTGGCCCAGTTGTTGCCGGCTCCGCTCTGACCTGGAAAAAGGCAGCCGAGGATGACGCCACGGCGCCGAGCCAAggatgacgccatgacgccacgGCGCCGAGCCGAggatgacgccatgacgccacgGCGCCGAACCGAACAGGGAGGATTTTGGAGCGGGGGCTTACCGAAGACAAAGTTGTCGGGTCTGAAGATCTGACCGAAGGGTCCGGACCTGACCGAGTCCATGGTCCCGGGCTCCAGATCCACCAGGATGGCGCGGGGGACGTACTTCCCACCTGGAAACGGGAATAACCAGGTGGACAGATTAGGAAAGATTGCCACAGTCGCCCAAATAAAACCACTTCTGAGTTcgtcattgacggcaatagacaagCATTTCAAATTCAATGGATGATTAATTCACGTTGGAATAGATTAAATGTCTGTCACTGATAGCAAATgaggcaaaatattttttgacattttttttgtattaaatggagaaaaacatgaaaaaaaagtgaaaaagaataatttttcattgaaattagCTGAAATTTACTAAAACATGACCAAGTTTTCTAGTCAATAGAAGTAggatagtattagtagtagtagtagtagtattaaaataaaatagtaattaAAACATTGATTTATAAGATACTATTAAAAGAGTTTCCATTTTGGCAAACAATGTTTCTAAAAAAGGAAcataaaatcctttttaaaatcataaaaagagaatatttacagttaGGATTCTTTTTTACgttgaaaatgtatattttcatcaaaaaacgatgCACGCATACAGTATAtttaatgccttttttttaattaaaggtctttttcaatgaaaaagcaAGACACAGAAGACCAAGGGCATCTAGACTATAGCgtaattgattattattattattattaattccgGGGTACATCCCCtgctttttttgtctcataatTGACTCAATTAATTTACCAGAGGCCTCATTGTAGTAGACGCTGATCCTGTCGAGCTGCAGGTCGCTGTCGCCGTGGTAAGACCCGGTGGGATCAATACCGTGCTCGTCGCTGATCACCTCCCAGAACTTGGTGGTCCCACAATGAGAAAATATGGATGACAATAAGCatcactcaaaaaaaaaatcatttttatccatGAAATTGCATTAAATCAATTGCATCATTTCCCAGGGAAGAAGAAATTCAACCTTTTCATGTGGGATAATAAAACCAATGAAAGGACGATTGATGTGCAGTTGTGcatttttcagaataaaatacTTTATAGGAAGAAAAGTCGGTCATTGAAAAAGAAGAATGGGGAGGGGCTCTGTGATTTGAGGAAGGTGATAGACtggatttaaatgaaaattggttttaatcaagcaaaatgatgacaaaatgtttctcttggcagccattttggattttatgatttacatgaaaaatgcatGCAAAAAAGGGCGTCCTTCTAGAACATTCTGCGAGGATGGCTTCCACGAATAAATgaatgcacgcacgcacgcgcgcgcgcAAGTACGCAGTAATCTGGGTGCGCCTAAAAATAGCTTTGAGAGGCGTGCAGCTTTACCTTAGCACCGATCTGGTTCCCGCACTGGCCGGCTTGCAGGTGGACAATTTCGCGCATTTTGGGATGCGGATGATGGACAGGTCAGCTTGGAGAAGATGGAGAAAGAGGACACGGTGGTGGTGGGAAGCGAGGATGGCTGACTGGCTGGATGGCTGGCTGGTTGGCTGGCTGTAGAAGATTCTCTCAGTTCTCTCTCTGCGCCTCCCACTCGAAACGCTTCTACTGGGCTGAAACGGTGGCGCAAGCTGACGTCATTACCATGGCAACCAAAGAGCGGAACCGGGGGGGGAGGCGTGGCTTCTGCATTCGATGGATGCTGTCATTGTCTTCTCACGCACTCCGCGAACTCtattcttcttttgttttggggaaattgtcaataaataaataaattaaacactcgATTGACCTATTAAAAAATAGAACCCCTCCTTGTTTTTCAATTGCTATTTTTGGACTTCTGAAAatggcatgatttttttttttaggctgccGTGATccaaaccttacaaacaccgtacgactcgtacggtgtttgtaaggttttttggggggttgtaaggggaatcataatcatttataagggcagttatcggcagaggttgacaggtatgaatcagTGATCATCATgataaatccaggtcggtcttcctgtctggattttgcatgtttgccccgggcctgtgtgggttttctccgggtactccagtttcctaccacattccaaaaacatccatgctaaggctttttggacactctaaataggccctaggtatgagtttgagcgtgattggttgtccgacaaaacccccgcctggtgcccggaataggctccagcaccccccgcgacccttttgaaaataaatggttcagaatataaatgaatgaatatattataCCAGGGGTCAGGAACCATTTTGAAAGAGagggccataaacaattcctaatttcaaatgttatcacttgagagccatactcacaatttaaaagtcaaaatacatgatttttttagtcattttatcacttttaaagtacaacaaGTCTCAGAATtcctttgacaacattgttacgctgttgctaatcaatgaatatcaatgagttcaatgagtatcaatgagaatggatgcagaagactaatgaaaaaaaaatgccacgtgacgttcctattggtgcgttcgggcgGGACTCAGCGCTCTCACCACCCGTTTCcacattttagctcagagccatatgcacccatcataagagccgcatgtggctcccaagccataggttccctgtCCCTGCACTATACTCTACTTTACTACACTACCATATTTGGGCATTGCTGACCTAAAAACTCTTTTTTGGAgtcattgaattcattcacgGCCTTTAAATTCATCTGAATCAACCTTGCAGCAAAACATTTATGTTTCAAAGGGAGTGCGTAATAAATCCAGCGCTCTGCCACGCGTGAAAACCTTGACGAGCATCCTGCGCGATCGCATTCCAAAGTTGTGCAAAGTAACCAGAAGGCTAGCAGCCAATGACGCTTCACTTCCTGCTTCTCAATAGCAGCCACATTTTTGTATTGTCGTCCAACTCGGCGACACCCACGCCGCCACCAGGCAGCGTACGACGTTCCCACGGGGTCCTGACCATGGGAGACTTCTAAAGGAGCTACTAAAGCGGACCATGTCGCTCTCGGAGGAGGACCTGACGTGCCCCATCTGCTGCGAGATCTTCACCGACCCGGTGGTGCTGTCGTGTAGTCACAGTTTTTGCAGGAAATGCCAAGAGCGCTGTTGGAAGAAGGGTCTTTTGGAGTGCCCCATTTGCCGCAAGAAGAGCTCCAAGTCCCACTGCTTCCCCAGCCTGACGTTGAAGAACATCTGCGAGGCCGTGCTGCAGACCCGAGAACTGGAGGAGACGCTGCTGTGTCCTCAGCACGGGGAGAAGTTTAAACTCTTCTGTCTGGTGGATAAGGAGCCCATCTGCGTGGTGTGTCAGTGCTCCAAGGCGCACAAGGACCACCCGTGCTCACCTGTGGAGGAGGCGGCACTCGACTGCCAGGTAAAACGCCTCCAAAAGTTGACActaaaaaactggaaaaaagggGGCAACATTATTCTTCTtgaaaagatatatattttaaaaaggaccagttctggggtcctgggttcaaatccaggtcatgttcatctgacaaatccaggtcatgttcaTCTGACAAATCTGACACAAATTTCATTCTTTATTAATCCATTTTTGAAGCTCACCCTCATTTTCTGTAAATTCGCACACGCAGACAAACACCCGCTCATAGAATGTGGCTCAtctcgtccgtccgtccgtcgttACGTGGCTTGAAACACTTCCAAATGTTTGCTTTTATCTTTCAGGCTAAGCTGAACCAGTCCCTCAAGAGCCTGCAAGACAAACTGGACAGGCAAAAAACCACGCACAAGACCTCCGCCGACATTTTCCAGCACATCCAAGTGAGTCGGGTCACTCGTATCTCCATTTGAACTGAGGATTTGAACACAGAACCTCGCTTGTGCAGGAACAAGCGACGGAGACGCGACGTCTGATCCGGGTCCACTTCGAGGAGCTCCGTCAAATGCTGAGCCGGGACGAGGAGGCCCGTTTGGCGGCGGtcgagaaggaggagaaggagaaaaTGGCGGCCGCCAAGCGCAAGTTCGACGACGTGGCGGCCGAGGCGCTCGTGCTGGCGGAGAGCGTCGCCGTGATTCGTCAGCTCCTCGAGAAAGATGACATCATAATGTTGAAGGTCAGCTGcactggaaaaaaactgaattgcaCCATcaaataaatgggaaaaaaccCTTCATTTTTACCGTTAAAAGAACAACTAGCTAgcgtaaaatgacattttaactgTTGCAGGACACAAATTAGCGTAGCATCTTTGTGCAATCTTAGTCATTGTTACCTCTTTTTGAatccctctctcactctctgcGGCAGTCGAGCATGCTGACTACTGAGGCAATAGCCTAGCATGCTACTATATACAGTTCTCATGCGTAGTACTTAGCCCAACCTGTTTTAAATTAGCTCAGCAGTCAGCATGCTCAATGCtatgaaaagaaaatgcataataatgtcattttacatgtcgaaaacaaatttggcactcataattggatgtttttttgtacCATTTCATAATAACTCCATCAAAAACAACCCAACTTTTttccagcaattctggttgtgacatcacaaccaaaaTTGATGATCATTTCTAGCTTTTTAGAACTTGACTGGCTAGTACACGTCGACAAAATGACATAACGGCCCCACGACAacaaagatatttaaaaaaatatgaacgcTAGCATGCTAAAAATCTGCAGCTCATTCCAAGtgtgtcagatttttttcttagtggGTGTGGCCAAGAGAACGACATTCTTTTTACGTGTTTAACTTAATTGTCTTTTCTTTGCAGAAGTTTAAAGCTCACCGAGACAGgtacacaatatttttttacggCTTGAACTGACGTATTACTGAGACGCATGTGTGGTGATGACAGTAACCCAGAACTGGACTCGGACAACATGTGGGGGGTCCTAATGGACGTCAGCGGCCATCTTTCTAATCTCAAGTATAGAGTGTGGGAGAAAATATTGGAAGATATCGATTACAGTAAGTGTGTCAGGAAAGATGGCGGATGCGAGTTGGCGTATTTAAAGCGACATACACCCCATTTCCTGCCTTTCAGCCCCCGTGACCTTGGACCCCAACACGGCCCACCCGTGCCTCATCCTGTCCGACGACTTGACTTCCTTTCGCTACAACGACCAGATGAAGTGTTACCCCGACAACCCGGAGCGCTTCCACATGAGCGCCGAGGTGGCGGGCGCCGGCGCGCTGGGTCCCGGCCGCCATCGCTGGGCGGTCGGCACGCGCGGCAATCGGGATTGGCTGCTGGGCGTGGCCTCGTCTTCCGTCCCCAGGGACGCCGAGGTCAACGCCAGGCCCGAGAACGGATTCTGGACGCTGTGTTTCAGGGACGGACAGGTCAAGGCCATGACCTCGCCACCGACCCCGCTCCAGACGCGAGGGGCGCTGGAGCGGGTCATAGTGGAGGTGGACTACAACCGGGGAGAAGTGACGTTCTGGGACGGCGAGGAGGACGCGCCGCTTTTTGCGTACAGGCACGACTTTGAGGAAAAGTTGCTTCCGTATTTTTACACGCAGAGCAGCCAGCCGTTGACAATCTTGCCGGAAAGAGTTCGGGTCACTGTGCTCAAGTCGTGAGTTGTTATTTATCACACTCATCTCAAAAGATTTTTATCTTTTGAGGGGGTTAACTTCTGGGAACCGCTTCGTCGCACTTTATCAGCACTTTTCGAGAATATATTgggggttaaaaaaattaaagaaaaaaatggggggaataTTTTCGAGTAAAATGAGCTAATTTGGGGTTCAAATGATCATTTATCAAGTTTTGCTACAAAGTCTTCAAGGATTGGTCAGTTTTCCAACAAAGAAAATGACCATATgacaacatacctgtcaacctctgccgataactgcccttataaatgattatgattccccttacaaaccccccaaaaaaacttacaaacaccgtacgactcgtacgagtcgtacggtgtttgtaaggttttttggttggtttgtaaggggaatcataatcatttataagggcagttatcggcagaggttgacaggtatgtgacaaGCAAGCAAATAcgtatataataatgtaacacTAATAATCCTAATAAGCAAAGTTGAATAGTTAAGGAAAGCATTTTTCCATATATTATAATGTAAAACTAATTATCCTAACAGTTGCTGAAAGTAATGAAGTATTTGATAATAATTTAgaccaaaaaatgacattttgtaacTTTCTAATACACACAACATACAAATGTACTGAAAGAGCCGTGCACAGGTGCAAGTAAAAAGGGGTAGCGAGCAATTAGGCTTGCTCGAATTTGATTGGCTAATTTAGTATCGGCGTTGCTAAAATGTTTGCTGCTTATCGGGTAGACATGTCCtgcttttattgacatttttctccactattCTAAGTAAGAACAATTCTATTCTttgtcatttgaattgaattgaatgcttttattgtcattttcaaagtataatgagatttaaacatttaaagaagattcattataatatataataggGATGTCGTCCTTCCCTTTAATTCGAGTCAAAAGTGGAGGATTCAATTAAATGTTCAGTTGAATAAGAGGTTGATATATTTCTGAATATTTAAGGGTAACCAAATGCTAATGGTTAGCATGAATTTTATTGATGTACTTTTTGTGACCAATCGAATCATGCATTATATCGCTTTTGTACACATGAAGGCAAATGATTTTGATGAGGATCCTCGTGgttaagtttgatttatttcacaagggacagcacatatttttattcatgttaacgagcatatatatgtaaaaatgtagccgagggctaatttctatctttagtcccttgtcgGTATATTCTACATTTATCGAGGTACAAGTACGAAATAATAAACAGTCATTTGTCCATGATATTCCATTTATGAGCACGGGTTAGCaaacaaatgaaatacaaatagaaAAGTACAAACCTGGCGCTATAGGTcgtctataaaaactgaatataaaaCGATATGCAAATCACGTTTAGCGGACCTACGGTGAAGAAACATCACGACCCGTCACAAAGTAAAACGGGGCgtgtagatatatatatttttttgatccAATGATATTCAAGCGTTTTTCTGGTCGGACCCATTTGGCGCCGTTTTGGCTTTAACCTCAGCGGCGCAGGGGCAACACTTGCGCACCCACGCGTCTGGTAGGAAGGGGACCTTGTCCAGGCGCGACAGGTAGACCAGTGGTTGGATGGTGCTGCTGATGTTGAGGAAGGCGAAGCCCACCGGCTGCACGTAGCAGCGGAAGACGTCGGGCGAGTAGTAGTCCTCGAAGGGGAAGAGAGCCACGGGGGGGAGGTAGTTGACCACGATGATGCAGAGGATGGACAGCACGATCTTGAAGGCCTTCCTCTTCATGGGGTGCATGTCGTCCTTGCCCACGCCGCTGGACTTCTTCAGCGCCCACAGGATGCTGGCGTTGCACACCACCATCCAGGTGAAGGTGGCCAAGATCTCGCCCGTGAACACCTTCTCGAAGTCGGGGAGACCGCCCACCGTCTTGGCGGCCGAGTAGGCAAAGGTCAGCCCGAAGACCAGGGCGGTCAGGGCCAGACGTTGCTTCAGGCCGTTGAGGCGGCCGAACGCCAGCGGGAAGAGGACGGCCACGAAGCGGTCCAGGCAGATGCAGGAGAGGAAGAGCGGCCCACTGGTGTCCTTCACCCCGTAGGAGAACTTGAGGGCTGACCACACCTCCTTGCTCTGCCAGTGGTAAAGGTTGAGGAAGCTGATGGGCGTCATGGAGCCGAAGTAGGCGTCCATGAAGGCCAGCGAGCCCAGGTAGATGTCGGAGGTGGACGGGTCTTTGCGGTTGCGCACCAGCAAGGCGATGACCAGGATGTTGGCGGGGATCCCCACGGCCACGTTGATGCATTGCAGCGTCAGGTCGAAGAGGATGCCCTCCACTTGCGAGTCGCAGCCGTCAAACACGCTAAAGGCCTTCACCGTGGCGTTGTCCCGCGCCGTCGCGTTCGTCCGCCAGCTGGACATGGCGCCGTTCTCTGATATTAGGACACGAAAGACACAAATTGttcaactgtgagagtcaaaacCTACGCCGAAAGCAGTATAAAaacaatccaatctgccaaattacctttttaaatatcatttatgttgtgtttttaatgggctctgatgaatttgagtgtggtTTACAGAATATATATAAGAACGAAGTatacacaaaatatgataagaagcaaagagaagTATTTATTTTGGCTATGAGCCACAtccggctcgagagccacgtgttcaccACCCCTGTATTAGGAGAAGAGAGCAgttgttgggggggggggggggggggggtgcaatATTATCTATAACTCCGATTAACAGCTGACTAAGGGGATTATAAGCACTTGAAAATAGTAACACTAGCTATTTGGAACAGTCATTTATTCCACTTTGTCCATAGGGGATTACAATCCCAGTCTATTTGGAAGGAATTGTGATCAATTCCAAATAGCAGTCAATGTTAGCCCACATTTTTCAGGTGGTTTTTGTAAACTGTTCCTAGCAAGTGACCCAAatccagaaaatatggattttggTATCGACTGTATTGCCTTAATGAAGTGGAATataaaataagtaatacatagcAGAAAAGGTGAACATGTTTAGGTTTGCTAATACAACTTTTTTGTGTAGTTTTCTATGAAACTGTCCATTTCAGTTTTCCTGTCCATTGCAAAAAGGCTaaaagaaatgatttaaaatacaaaaggtGAAGTATAAAAGCGCAAAATTACGCAGATTTGCGTGGAAATGTGCCGTTGAGAATAAACACTTTCCAAACACGGCGAGGGATTCTGGCCTCGGGCTGTTATCTTGTTATTGTGACTGACGCCGGCCCTCCTTCGGAGACCCGGCGGCCTGTTTTCAGGGACGTCTCGGTCCCCGGGGAGGACCGCTGTGTCAAACTACGCCCATTTGGAAAGGAATAAAAGGACCGGCGTCGCCACGCGGATGGCGACGTTGCACGTTTTAAAGACGGATTTGGATGGCTTTCGTTGGCGTGTTGGATTTTTGGGGACGATGGAGAACAAAAATCAATATCTGTCTTTTGCTTTTTAAGAAATGTCAGAAATTGGCTCCACCCACAAGATTCCTCGTATGTTCCCTCGGTGGATGGTGGGTCCTCAGGTTGGCTTATTACGTCTCTCTTGGGACCAATCACGTCGAAGGGTGATCCCCAAAGACGACATAAGGAGTCAATTGTAATTTtaggacaaagaaaaaaatgtaggagTTGTGGCTTTTAACTGAATGCGAACCGAAAATGCCATATTTTGATGATAATATAATGTGCATTTTTCTGTTACCGTTTATTCAGAATTATACTTTATCTCAGAacattttactttatttgaatGGGAATCTAAGTTTTGTTTTGGCTTTTTtgggtaaataaaataaatgacatttgtgccaccatatattattttaaaatcacatttgaAGTACTGTTTTATATACTGTATTGTGTCTTATTTTGGCAACAGCAACTATGATTTAATAAACTTTTAAATGCATGATACATATATACTGGTCCTGTTTTAGTGTTCTACATTAACAACAATATTAAATACTAATATCAATCATTTATTATTTGCCaataaatgttattatttaaaaaagggatgAGTTGGCATATATATAATGGTTGTGTAAAATAATTTATAGCCAATCAAGAAGTACCTTGGCTTTTGAGATATGTGAGTCCATATTAGTATATTCATACAGTATTATTAATTTCCCAGTTCATAATTAGAACAATTCAAATTAACACGCTGTGAGTAAAACTTGAT is part of the Stigmatopora argus isolate UIUO_Sarg chromosome 14, RoL_Sarg_1.0, whole genome shotgun sequence genome and encodes:
- the LOC144088160 gene encoding tubulin beta-4B chain-like; this translates as MREIVHLQAGQCGNQIGAKFWEVISDEHGIDPTGSYHGDSDLQLDRISVYYNEASGGKYVPRAILVDLEPGTMDSVRSGPFGQIFRPDNFVFGQSGAGNNWAKGHYTEGAELVDSVMDVVRKEAESCDCLQGFQLTHSLGGGTGSGMGTLLISKIREEYPDRIMNTFSVVPSPKVSDTVVEPYNATLSVHQLVENTDETYCIDNEALYDICFRTLKLTTPTYGDLNHLVSATMSGVTTCLRFPGQLNADLRKLAVNMVPFPRLHFFMPGFAPLTSRGSQQYRALSVPELTQQMFDAKNMMAACDPRHGRYLTVAAVFRGRMSMKEVDEQMLNVQNKNSSYFVEWIPNNVKTAVCDIPPRGLKMSATFIGNSTAIQELFKRISEQFTAMFRRKAFLHWYTGEGMDEMEFTEAESNMNDLVSEYQQYQDATAEEGEFEEEGEEEGN
- the LOC144088159 gene encoding E3 ubiquitin-protein ligase TRIM35, encoding MSLSEEDLTCPICCEIFTDPVVLSCSHSFCRKCQERCWKKGLLECPICRKKSSKSHCFPSLTLKNICEAVLQTRELEETLLCPQHGEKFKLFCLVDKEPICVVCQCSKAHKDHPCSPVEEAALDCQAKLNQSLKSLQDKLDRQKTTHKTSADIFQHIQEQATETRRLIRVHFEELRQMLSRDEEARLAAVEKEEKEKMAAAKRKFDDVAAEALVLAESVAVIRQLLEKDDIIMLKKFKAHRDSNPELDSDNMWGVLMDVSGHLSNLKYRVWEKILEDIDYTPVTLDPNTAHPCLILSDDLTSFRYNDQMKCYPDNPERFHMSAEVAGAGALGPGRHRWAVGTRGNRDWLLGVASSSVPRDAEVNARPENGFWTLCFRDGQVKAMTSPPTPLQTRGALERVIVEVDYNRGEVTFWDGEEDAPLFAYRHDFEEKLLPYFYTQSSQPLTILPERVRVTVLKS
- the LOC144088728 gene encoding G-protein coupled receptor 4-like, producing the protein MSSWRTNATARDNATVKAFSVFDGCDSQVEGILFDLTLQCINVAVGIPANILVIALLVRNRKDPSTSDIYLGSLAFMDAYFGSMTPISFLNLYHWQSKEVWSALKFSYGVKDTSGPLFLSCICLDRFVAVLFPLAFGRLNGLKQRLALTALVFGLTFAYSAAKTVGGLPDFEKVFTGEILATFTWMVVCNASILWALKKSSGVGKDDMHPMKRKAFKIVLSILCIIVVNYLPPVALFPFEDYYSPDVFRCYVQPVGFAFLNISSTIQPLVYLSRLDKVPFLPDAWVRKCCPCAAEVKAKTAPNGSDQKNA